The Perca flavescens isolate YP-PL-M2 chromosome 8, PFLA_1.0, whole genome shotgun sequence DNA window GACTGGAAGTTGTCAAAAAAGATCTGCAGCACTTTAAGCAGCGCCATGTGGAGCATGAGCATGGCTGGAGTACAGAGAATAAACGTAAATTTAGATTAAAATGTTAATAGACCAAacaggtaacactttactttaagttttcgTACACAAACATTTAATAGTATATAACAAGTACTTCTAACTTTTCCTCTGAacacatattttatattattttaacggttttactttttcattcatTATCTGTTAATACACCAGCCTCCTCTTATGGGTGGCAACAGGAGGAGTTATAGTTGTTGACAAATGTGTCAATAAATACTtataaagacaaacaaatgGGTAACCCAGTttctttattaaataaaaaggcCAAGTGCCGAATAATCCACACACCCACACCGACACTCACTATAATTGAGTAACAGCTCCTCACCAGTTTCACACTCAGACATCTCATCATGACTCTGTAAAAAAGATAAGGAAACAAAGCTTTGTATTGTTCAGAGGAATGAGGAGGTATTATTTTCTTCCACAACACATTGTTTGGTGCACTGCAGTTTCACAATACCAGAGGCATGGTATAAAATAAAGATAACACAgcattatctttaaaaaaaagaagaaaaagtagcTTGAAGCAGGATTAAAATGTGATAACACAGGACAACGGCAAAGGGCTCAGTGCAAGTGACTGTATGTTTATACTGAATATGGCCCTTTATCACATGAGGAATTTTACAAATGTATGCAATATCCTACCAGAGGTATGGGATTGATTCTGTTGAGACTGCCAATAGCTTCCTCCAGCTCCTGACACGACAGCCCACACAGAAGATTGCTGATGGCGCGAACATGGCCCACAAGCACATTAACGTTCATCCCAGACTGCAGACACGATGAGATCAGACCCAAGTAAGAAAAATAGCAGAAAGTCAACTTAGGATACATGTATGTAGGATATGTGTGTTAGAGAAATAAATATCACACTGGTTATCCTCTCTTTACTGACCTTATTTCTCATCAGCTCTGTCACCTCTCTGTTGTAACTACTGAGCAAATCCTGCAGGCTCAACCTGAGAGAACGAAAGATTAAACACACATGTATCTCAAAGTGGCAGTGAACCATAAAGCAAAGCTACCATTCCTTTGGTTTTCTACAAACAGACACTGGTTGACACATGACCCACTGAAcagttgatgttgttgttgttattgaagCAATTTCCCAAAGCTGAGTTGGGATGCATCTTACTTGCAGGTGTTGAAAACATAGACAGGACGCAGGAACTGGTACAGCTGGCATGTGGTTCGGTCGTCCTCCCCctcagagaaaaaaacacaggtTGAAATCCTGATTGATGCGTAGGATTGCGGCAGTTTATGGAGTAGTGTTTTTGAATAACTGTATAATCTtgtatataatttatataaaaGCATGCAGAGTCATTAAATGGCAGTGAGTTTTGACTATAAATCTAAGGACACATCAGGTTCACCTTTATTCTATTTAATTGTGGCTGCTAAATGCCATCAGCCATGATGTGATGTGTAAACAGACCAAAGTCAAGAACACAGGGTGGAGATTTTTACAGCAACCATAGAGCTGATAATAACAAGCTGGCAAAGGGCCGAGCACAGGTCTTTCAAGACTGAAGATAGGCCACTCCTACTTGGTAAATAATCTACACTGTAGGTGGAAACAGAGGAGGAGTTTGAACTGACTTACATCTCTGCACAGACGATGTTTGAGGTTGTTTATGTGGAGTAGCCGGAGGGGGACTACTAGTTTAAACTTGTAGTAGATCTGAATAGTCTCGTGCATACCCAGCAGCTCTTCACTGAGGAGAGATCaccaaattaaacaaacaatcaatGTGGAAACACACCATGTTTGATAAGAACATCATAGACTAGAACCTCACAGCTCATAGGTAAATGTTAATTTCTGGATTAGTGACTTACTTTTGGAGATACTCATCAGAGTCGCACAATTTCAAATAATGTTGCCCGCTTGTGCTGGGAGGTCGGTCCAGCAGCTGGAAGATTTCATCTATCAGACTCGTCACTGTCCTGTTCACTGAATAAAGGATGAGAGTTCAGAGTCCAAACACTTCTGCCAACATCTGCAGCGACTGAAGAATGAGCCGGAGTGTCCTCTGAGACTGTAGTGCATAACAAACATGCATTGGGGGAGTATTTCCCTTTTCTgctacttttatacttttactccactatatttatctgacagctgaaGTACATACAAACCATATGATGAATTTATAAAGTATGATGCTTTATTATAGAATAAAGGCCTCCACACAGGTGTTGTAGTTatgtggctgattagacctaCGCAGACTGGATTTACATGGAGGTCACCATGTACTAATAAGAATGATAGAGATTTAAATTGGCACACAACTAAACTTACAAACAACTAAATTTAAATGACAGTCccaaaaatatatacttttaaGATAGATTTGTGACCTGGGGAGCTCCAGAATTTAATATCCTAAAAAGGGGCCACAATAAGTTATTTTGCTTTCAATTTAGTTTAAGTATACTATATTGCTGCACCTCATTAttctgattattatttttagggGTGACATCATCAATTGAAAGACAGCCTTCTAAACTACAGTGATTGTACATATTTTGACTGTGGTACAATCTTAAGGTTAATCTTACCTGTGGTGGGGAAGGGGAGCTGCTGATTGTCCCAGTCCGTGGCCACGCTGACAGTCACCTCCACCTGCTGCAGCAGTGCAGGGTGGATTTGTAACACTCGACTCCATACCACACCTGAGTTATAAAcgctgtctgtgtgcctgtacCGTGACATTAGCCTGCCAGAGACAGTAAAGAAATACAGGTTGccaaagagaaaaaggaagtATGACGACAGACATGTTCTTTATCTAAACTTATGAACACGATTCATTTCAGCTCACAGAAGGCACAAAAATACTGTTGGGTTTCTGACAGTAGcctatattaaaataaatcacatataaagaacattttggaaaaaatcATGTGGAGATCATTTTTAAGCAACTACAACTTTGTAGGATccagcaataaaaaaataaaaaaatagtttaacTACTGCTAAACTACTTACTAAACGGTGTCCTTCAGGGggacattttaaacaattaatttcactgtattttatatttatctCATTTACATGCCAAACAGATAATTgaaaaataagtttaaaaatatatttaatttaaatatatagGAACTAATTTGTATGCACTCTCTCACTTGGAAGTTGCAGCACAAAAAGAAGCCAGCCTCTTGGTGCTGCCTTGCGGAGTGTCCGTTAGTGTGATGGCCCACGGGTCCTGATgtgaagaaaataaagacatattACACACTGAGGCCTTTACTCTGATTTTGGCAATTTTTAAATTTGAGTCATTTgatttaatcacaaaaaaggAGCTTTTGTCTTCGGCCAGAGAGAAACTACAAGAGATACTCACATGATTGTCTATTTCTGTCCTGGAACGATTCAGTTTGTGAGCGGGCTCAGTGATGTCACAGGAAAGCTGCCCGTTGATGTTGCCGAGGGGTACTCGTGTCCTGGGGGGGACAGGAGGGGGTGCTTGGCCTTGTCTACATGGTAAACATGCACTAGGAAGCCTGGTTCGGAGTAAAGGGACAGGGCGACGCACTGGGGGAGGCCCATTTGTGCTTTGGTGCTCTGTACTCCCAggacctcctcctcctccatcacccCAGAGATTGCCTGGGGGGTCGGGTTGGGGTACGATCCCAGTCAAGGTGGACCCGTACAAATGAGTCTCATTATCTTCAGGAAAGActtcataaatgtacattccAGCTAGATCCTCAGTAAGAGAAATGGGTCCGTCAACGACGCTTGCATCTTGTCTCTGGATTGTTCCATTTCGGTTTTGATAAGGATCCATCACATTTTAGGAAGTCGTACAAGTCCTCCTGTTTCACACTCTTAAAACGTCCTCACTTCATAGCACAGCAGAATACAGAACTAtgtggaattaaaaaaaaaaacaaaaaacagaattaGGATTTAGGAATGAATCAGATATAAGTGTATGAGACTATTGTTGCAGGCAGGCCAGGTACTCTGTTTTATGACTGCAGTCTAACTGAACCTGCTGGTTAACGCTAATTATTAACAAGCTTTCAAATCTTAATAGGAAATCTACCGGCGCGCGCCACTACATCTATGGCAGACACTTGTGTTAAAGTCTTCAACTTTAGACCATCATCATTACattagttaaatattaaaactcTGTTCGGTCAAAACTGTATCATtcattcaatacaaaaaaagacttgtcACATTACTAAGGATCTCACATATACTGAAAGCATATTCACAGCTGAGAACTTTAGATCAGCTCCACATACCAAACGTAGGCTATTGCAAAGTACTGTGAGCTTTTTTTGTTGGCAACTTACCATCAAAGCTGTGTTAACTGTGTCCCTGTAAACCCATCTTGTGCCGACGAGGTGTGCCTGACTGAAGCCATGCTAAGCTAGTTGGACCTGTACAAGACTTGGAAAGCTTCCTAACTGTGTTCCCTTCCCTCACCCCTCCCACTGTccatcccctcctcccccctcctgcAACCCACAACAACTTTCCCTCTGCTGGAGGAAAAAGAACatcacatgtgtgtgtatcactGTGGTTGTTGACGTAAATTAGTTTCAAAATCAAATGTGCAAAGCAATCCAGATACATTTaaagttattatttattttaagtacaATTTCGACCCTTATTAAAGCAATTAACACAATATATTCATATCACTGTGCAATAATTACTACAGTAATggaaacatttctttttaaacttttaaacatCACATCCACTCCTAACTCAGGAATGCCACTGAGCAGGTTGAGGTATGTAAGCACTGTGTTCTAATGTGAAGTGTGAAATGAAAGCAACAAGCAGGAAATGTATATTTGCATACTCTACATATGACACATAAGGTAAGATTAAATTACTCAGGGGTTTTTGTACTATCATCAACTTCCTAGTTCATTTCATTTGAACATGTCCTACATACTGATCATAGGATGATACATCTCTTAGTAAACTGTGTGTGCTGTTTGACTCTCTTTAGCAATCATTGTGAATCTTCCAGGAGTTGAGAAACATGTCCGTTCAGTGAGAATGACAGCAACGGCACTCCACTGAATGTGTCACGAAGGTGTCAGCTGAGGTGCATGCAGCAGAGGGGTGTTCTGTACTGTATGAGGGAGGAGATCAAGCAGAAAGAAATGCATTTCAACAGCACAACTCCCCACATTTCACCTCCAAACCACAAACCTGGATTTCCTGGTTACTATGCACTGATTCCCTTTGTACTACTCATAGTGATTGGATGTGTGCTGGCAATGGTAAGAACAGTTCTGCATCTTTAATTTCACATGACTGCATCATATAGATTTATCTTTTAAGTTTTTATTGTTGTGCTTCTCTTCAGGTTGTTTATATCAGGAGGAGGTCCAGGTAAGGTGGTTTCTGTGGTTTAAGCATCACTTTCAGATCAATTTGGTATATTTaaggttttattttctattgtttTTCATACTTTGCTTCAGACTAGATGAGCTGCGCCATAGGATGATTCCTCTGTACAGCTACGACGCCGCAGAGGAACAAGAAGAGTGGAAGGACGCTGgcagggaagaggaggagctgaCTGTAAGCAAACCACTAAAACTTCACTAACCATATACAATATACCTCCATTTTCTATCATATACACATGGGTGGTAATGAACCTTTTAGCTTATCAATAATTTGTTTTTCCTTGCAGAAACCTTTGTATAAGGAGGGAAAGCTCTCCTTTTCATCTGTCTATGGAACATGAACAGAAaatcaagaaagaaaaaataatgtgGCCAATTACAGGaagatttctccatttcttttttgtgttgCAGATGCTTTACGAATATAGACTGGactcttattaataaaaatatcaTTCAACAGCTACTAGCGCCACATGAAATGATTTAATTTCTTCCCACATGACATGTTCTATGCAGAGCAGCAGACAGATGACACTGTAGGCTAATCCTCTCTTTTGCCTTAGTTGAGATTTTGTTTAAGACTTTACCAATTGTTTTGAAGGATACTGCAAGATTGTTATTTTTGAGCAATTACCTGGAAGCTAAAATCCAACTTAAAACCCTTTTTGTTTTGCGTGTGTATttctaaaatgatttttttgcaTTAGGCTCAAAAAGGCTTGAAAGACACACCTGTTTCAGCTTGGTAATCAGAGGGTTTACTGGGTTGGTGTTTGGAGGTTCCTCAGGTTGACACATCTTCACACCGTCTGGGGATTTAACAGACAGGAAGAtggcatcacaaaaaaaaagcaggtgaACATTGCACCTCAACAGACAATTGAAACCCATAAAACCTCTAACTGATGAAGAAAGTGTTTGAATATATGATATATGAAAATGTTTCCTGTCTGCATCCTTTCTCTTAACTCTGTGTGTGGCTCTACATTAGTCTGGAGGCCCATCTGTTGGGACCACGCTGGCTCCTGACCTCCATCCTGTTGGCCACAGCGCTGGTCCTCCCTACTCTGAGTCTGGATAGCCTGCTGTGTTACTTCTGTCctctgcagcagaaaggcaAGTCCTGCCCCAAAATCACCAGCCAGTGTCTGCCTGATCAGCGCTGTTCCAGCTCCAAAGGCCACTACGGCTCCCTCCACATCCTGTCGGCTCAGGGCTGCGTGGACACTGAACTCTGTGGCTCCCATGAAATCACCTCTTATCGGGGGGTCAAGTACAACGTCAGCCACGCCTGCTGCTGCAAAGACGAATGTAACGGCCAGCCAAAGTCTGACACCACACTGAAGATGGTACTGGGGATGATCACAGCCAAAATGGATTACATTAATGTCACTAATGTTCTTAGAGAGGATCCCTGGGATTCATGTGCAAATTACACATTGTCAAAGAGCTCCACATTACCTGCCATTGCATTTTAGAAGTGCTTATAGAAGGCTTGGGTGAGGCCTGTTAGCCATAGGCACTAACCTGAGCCTCCAACACGCATTTGATCGAATGTTTGTGATTATTAGTATTTTTGCTAAATTAATGTGTAAATGAGAAGAACAAGTGTGATTACATTTTAGCTCTAGAGAGAAAAAGGTGGACTTCTCAGCCATCCTCCTGGTATATAGAGTAAATGCTGACAATTTATTTATGTGGTTATTGATGAATGCagcaaaataaaagcaccaTAATTAAGTCTCCCATGTGGTGTAGTTCCTCTGTTGATATTACAAGTAGGTGTGGCCTGTGCGGGAAGCTCAGTGGTGAGATTAGAGTTCATCAGGAGAAGCTCAGAAAGGTTTTTGCCTGTTTGATTGGAATTAAATCTTAAATGTGCAGGTGAGTCTTCATAATACTGTTTTTAAAAGTTGCACACTGCCTTTTACAGCCTCGAGCATTTTGAATGTGAGAATCAGTGGAGATCATTGACACCTGTGAATGAAGGCTGATTACATGTCAGGGTAAATATATGAGTTGTAGAATGAAAACTGAAGTGTTTCACAGCTTGTTTTTTAACAGCTTGTTAAGCAATTCTTTTTTAATAGCCTAtcttttcatgtttcatgtttgaCCTAGAGAGGtggctttttaattaaattaactttGTGTTTTACGTATAGCCAGATAGTTTCCTTCCTAAGCTAGTTGAGCATTTTATGGaagctttttttcttgtgtgtaTGATTTTTAATGGGGTAACCTAAGATCTGCTgagcttttaaaagaaaactaaattgTACGCTCTACAATCAGATTAGAAGTttctggttttggtcttttctcTGAAAACCGCCTAAAGCTAAATTGCTGAATTATTACTGAATTGCCAAATAGTAAACTGAACATCATTTGTTATGTGGTGCTGAATTAAATCATTTCACTTGATTACCTTCTGCTGAATTACATATTCTCCGGTTTTGAATATTTTAACTGAATTATGTTATATCTTCGAGTGTCTGattttaaattaagttttaaaagtttaaatggGATTGAGAATTTTTTGGTTTGAGTATTTGATTTGAACTGGCTATTTTCCATATTTGAATTAAATATTTTCAGTCCAATTCACTTAATTATTTGTTgctaattttaacatttttcagTTATATTGTTTGATACTGACTTGAATGCTTTcaattggattttttttgtgctgTATTTGGATAATTTTTAGTTTAGTCACTTGATGCATAATTGGACATTTTCAGTGTAATGATTTGATGCTAAATCGGATTGATCTGTTGGCCTGATGTTGCATTTGGATTATGTTTTAATTTGATtga harbors:
- the LOC114559989 gene encoding small integral membrane protein 29 isoform X2 produces the protein MQQRGVLYCMREEIKQKEMHFNSTTPHISPPNHKPGFPGYYALIPFVLLIVIGCVLAMVVYIRRRSRLDELRHRMIPLYSYDAAEEQEEWKDAGREEEELTKPLYKEGKLSFSSVYGT
- the LOC114559989 gene encoding protein Bouncer isoform X1, which translates into the protein MASQKKSSLEAHLLGPRWLLTSILLATALVLPTLSLDSLLCYFCPLQQKGKSCPKITSQCLPDQRCSSSKGHYGSLHILSAQGCVDTELCGSHEITSYRGVKYNVSHACCCKDECNGQPKSDTTLKMVLGMITAKMDYINVTNVLREDPWDSCANYTLSKSSTLPAIAF